In the Campylobacter showae genome, one interval contains:
- a CDS encoding ABC transporter substrate-binding protein, with the protein MKKFLTTLLLSAIVALGAEVKTITDMTGNEVKIPAKTQKIAALWHANNQVILVLGGADKIVTTTDQIKKNKWFAKIYPRIAEVPAALNGNDIQIEELVKLAPDVVVVSNKNFQENLTKNGFSAANLIFRDYDDMKKSVLLTAQIIGGDAASKAKELNENLDANIALVTERTSKLKDAARPKVLHIVGGANLLKIDGTKTIIDTWVKYAGGKNAVQKEGSMIEITAEEIVAADPDIIIVGGADNQKAVEKIYADPVFAGLKAVKNKKVYGNPKGVFSWDRYGAESALQILWAATIIQPELFKDVDVKAQTKAFYKKFMNYDLSDAEFDYILKGLNPDGSK; encoded by the coding sequence ATGAAAAAATTTCTCACAACGCTGCTTTTAAGCGCTATCGTCGCGCTAGGAGCCGAGGTCAAAACCATCACCGATATGACGGGCAACGAGGTCAAAATCCCGGCCAAAACGCAAAAGATAGCCGCGCTCTGGCACGCAAACAACCAAGTGATTTTGGTGCTAGGTGGCGCGGATAAGATCGTAACTACGACCGATCAGATCAAGAAAAATAAGTGGTTTGCTAAAATTTACCCTCGCATCGCAGAGGTGCCGGCCGCGCTAAACGGCAACGACATCCAGATCGAGGAGCTTGTTAAACTAGCGCCGGACGTAGTCGTCGTGTCAAATAAAAATTTCCAAGAAAACCTTACTAAAAACGGCTTTAGCGCGGCGAATTTGATATTTCGCGACTACGACGATATGAAAAAAAGCGTGCTGCTAACGGCCCAGATCATCGGCGGCGACGCGGCTAGCAAGGCAAAAGAACTAAACGAAAATCTAGATGCCAACATCGCGCTAGTTACCGAGCGCACGAGCAAACTAAAGGACGCTGCGCGCCCTAAAGTGCTACACATCGTAGGCGGCGCAAACCTGCTAAAAATCGACGGTACCAAAACGATCATCGACACGTGGGTGAAATACGCGGGCGGTAAAAACGCGGTGCAAAAAGAGGGCAGCATGATAGAAATCACGGCTGAAGAGATCGTGGCCGCAGATCCCGATATCATCATCGTTGGCGGCGCGGACAATCAAAAAGCGGTTGAGAAAATTTACGCTGATCCCGTATTTGCAGGGCTAAAAGCGGTCAAAAATAAAAAAGTCTACGGCAACCCAAAAGGCGTGTTTAGCTGGGATAGATACGGCGCGGAGTCGGCCTTACAAATTTTATGGGCGGCTACTATCATCCAGCCGGAGCTCTTTAAAGACGTCGACGTAAAGGCCCAAACTAAGGCGTTTTATAAGAAATTTATGAACTACGACCTTAGCGACGCGGAATTTGACTACATCCTAAAAGGACTAAATCCGGACGGCAGCAAATAA
- a CDS encoding subtype B tannase, with translation MKKGTLAFGAACLCAALSAQAVDLKFDPDKFETRSIKLGEKEVKFRAYEGIVYVANPVDSEYQRLNFYVPAQYFEGGKDKNSKNVTGKFDAASVPIFLPNSIGGYMPGKPFTPALDKNGKPNAVLAALERGYVVAAPGARGRTLKDANGKFSGKAPAAIVDLKAAVRYLKFNDAAMAGDANKIVSNGTSAGGAMSALLGVSADAPEFEPYLAALGAAKASDEIYAVSAYCPVTNLENADAAYEWMFGAQTKYEKMDFSTLDAAGFNDRSGKPKTVSGELTAERKELSAALKSAFPAYVNSLNLKDAKGRALTLEPSGEGSFKEYVKKTLADSFAAAKSREKSLLKPEFFTLETQGCTLGYDFKFEDFVLSMPRAKATPAFDGLELQNPENDFFGDADAAAKHFTEFSAKRGTGESADAKIIKMVNAMSYLGNKNAAKFYRIRHGAADSDTALAVPLILALGLQNAGKAVDFAVPWGQGHGGDYDLDELFRWIDRVVK, from the coding sequence ATGAAAAAAGGGACGCTTGCATTTGGCGCGGCTTGCCTTTGCGCGGCACTTAGCGCGCAGGCGGTCGATCTAAAATTTGATCCGGATAAATTTGAAACTCGCTCTATAAAATTAGGCGAAAAAGAGGTCAAATTTAGAGCCTACGAGGGGATAGTTTACGTAGCAAACCCCGTGGATAGCGAGTATCAGAGGTTAAATTTTTACGTCCCGGCGCAGTATTTTGAGGGCGGCAAAGACAAAAACAGTAAAAATGTGACGGGCAAATTTGACGCGGCAAGCGTTCCGATCTTTTTGCCAAACTCCATCGGCGGATATATGCCGGGCAAGCCTTTTACGCCCGCCCTTGATAAAAACGGCAAGCCAAACGCGGTGCTAGCGGCGCTTGAGCGCGGTTACGTCGTCGCTGCGCCTGGAGCTAGAGGCAGGACGCTCAAGGATGCAAACGGTAAATTTAGCGGCAAAGCGCCCGCCGCCATCGTCGATCTAAAGGCCGCCGTGCGGTATCTCAAATTTAACGACGCAGCGATGGCCGGCGACGCGAACAAAATCGTATCAAACGGCACGAGCGCGGGCGGAGCGATGTCGGCGCTGCTTGGCGTCTCGGCGGACGCGCCCGAGTTTGAGCCCTACCTGGCCGCACTGGGAGCCGCAAAGGCTAGCGACGAGATCTACGCCGTCTCCGCCTACTGCCCGGTTACGAACCTAGAAAACGCCGACGCGGCCTACGAGTGGATGTTCGGCGCGCAGACGAAATACGAGAAAATGGACTTTAGTACGCTTGACGCGGCTGGGTTTAACGACCGAAGCGGCAAGCCAAAAACCGTCTCCGGCGAGCTAACCGCAGAGCGAAAAGAGCTCTCCGCTGCGCTAAAATCGGCCTTCCCAGCTTACGTAAATTCACTAAATTTAAAGGACGCCAAAGGTCGCGCGCTCACGCTTGAGCCTAGCGGCGAAGGAAGCTTTAAAGAGTACGTCAAAAAGACGCTAGCAGACTCTTTCGCGGCTGCGAAAAGTCGGGAGAAAAGCCTGCTAAAGCCCGAGTTTTTCACGCTTGAAACACAGGGCTGCACGCTCGGATATGATTTTAAATTTGAAGACTTTGTTCTATCTATGCCTCGCGCTAAAGCTACGCCGGCATTTGACGGGTTAGAGCTACAAAATCCCGAAAACGACTTTTTCGGCGATGCGGACGCGGCGGCGAAGCACTTTACCGAATTTAGCGCAAAACGCGGCACAGGCGAGAGCGCCGATGCTAAAATCATAAAAATGGTAAACGCGATGAGCTATCTGGGCAATAAAAACGCGGCTAAATTTTACCGCATCAGGCACGGCGCAGCCGACTCTGACACGGCTCTAGCCGTACCGCTTATCTTGGCGTTAGGGCTACAAAATGCGGGCAAAGCGGTTGATTTTGCGGTGCCTTGGGGGCAAGGTCACGGCGGCGACTATGATCTGGACGAACTTTTTAGGTGGATAGACCGCGTCGTAAAATAG
- a CDS encoding FecCD family ABC transporter permease, translated as MKNISFKFMLILLAALTVVCGVVALGVGRFYVAPGDVLSVIGGFFGVPTDAAANIQNVVENIRIPRIIAAVLVGAALSISGAAYQGVFRNQLVSPDLLGVSAGACVGAALAIMFDLSLFWVQALAFVCGLAAVGMTLSIPRLMGRSSTLMLVLSGIIVSGLMASVIGFLKYVADPETKLPDIVYWQLGSLAKIDAGNLKFIAPVMIACAVLLVAMSWRINLLSLGDESAARLGVNVALERGVIIVCATLLTACSVCVSGIVAWVGLLMPHLARMLVGANNARSLPASIFMGAIFLLFVDTLARTISVSEVPLGVLTGFIGTIFFVWVLWRNKKVA; from the coding sequence ATGAAAAATATTAGTTTTAAATTTATGCTGATTTTGCTGGCCGCGCTAACCGTAGTTTGCGGCGTAGTCGCGCTTGGCGTCGGCAGGTTTTACGTAGCGCCAGGCGACGTGCTTAGCGTGATCGGCGGCTTTTTTGGAGTACCGACGGACGCCGCGGCAAATATCCAAAACGTGGTCGAGAACATCCGCATACCGCGCATCATCGCAGCCGTCCTCGTCGGAGCCGCGCTTAGCATCAGCGGAGCGGCATATCAGGGCGTCTTTCGCAACCAGCTAGTTAGTCCCGATCTGCTAGGCGTTTCGGCCGGAGCTTGCGTCGGAGCAGCGCTTGCGATCATGTTTGATTTATCGCTTTTTTGGGTGCAGGCGTTAGCCTTCGTCTGCGGGCTTGCAGCCGTAGGTATGACGCTATCCATACCGCGTCTGATGGGGCGCTCTAGCACGCTGATGCTGGTGCTTTCGGGCATCATCGTTAGCGGTCTGATGGCTTCTGTTATCGGCTTTTTAAAGTACGTCGCCGACCCCGAGACCAAGCTACCCGACATCGTTTACTGGCAGCTAGGCAGTCTAGCTAAGATCGATGCGGGCAATCTTAAATTTATCGCGCCCGTGATGATAGCCTGCGCGGTACTGCTCGTAGCGATGAGCTGGAGGATAAATTTGCTCTCGCTAGGCGACGAGAGCGCGGCGAGACTGGGCGTAAATGTAGCGCTTGAGCGCGGCGTCATCATCGTTTGCGCGACGCTGCTAACGGCATGCAGCGTCTGCGTGAGCGGTATCGTGGCGTGGGTAGGGCTACTGATGCCCCACCTAGCGCGCATGCTAGTTGGCGCAAACAACGCCCGCAGCCTGCCTGCGAGCATATTTATGGGCGCGATATTTTTGCTATTCGTTGATACCCTAGCGCGCACGATCAGCGTTAGCGAAGTGCCTCTGGGCGTACTTACGGGCTTTATCGGCACGATATTTTTCGTCTGGGTACTCTGGCGAAATAAAAAGGTTGCGTGA
- a CDS encoding ABC transporter ATP-binding protein produces MLEVKNLNFAYPNGAGRLENVNLRVGKGEILTILGRNGAGKSTMLSLISGTQAPHSGEVWLGGKNSAELSNKERAKIMAYVAQSEICEYDYTGLEFITMGRAAHLGIFARPSQEDTAIAKEFTAKLEITHLEDKYITQMSGGQKQMCSIARAMAAKPEIIVFDEPTSALDFGNQYKFLRTVKQLKEQGYTIVLTTHNPDFAVLLGGYVALVKGGGEVAFGTVDEIIESEHLSKLYGLNLSVEYIEQVTRKCCLTHPL; encoded by the coding sequence ATGCTTGAGGTTAAAAATCTAAATTTTGCCTACCCAAACGGCGCGGGTAGGCTAGAAAACGTAAATTTACGCGTCGGCAAGGGCGAGATACTAACGATACTGGGGCGAAACGGCGCAGGAAAATCTACCATGCTAAGCCTAATCAGCGGTACGCAGGCGCCTCACTCGGGCGAAGTTTGGCTAGGCGGCAAAAATAGCGCCGAGCTTAGCAACAAAGAGCGCGCCAAAATCATGGCCTACGTCGCTCAAAGCGAGATCTGCGAGTACGACTACACGGGGCTTGAGTTCATCACGATGGGGCGAGCGGCGCATCTGGGTATCTTTGCGCGGCCTAGCCAGGAGGATACGGCGATAGCGAAGGAATTTACCGCAAAGCTTGAGATCACGCACCTTGAGGATAAATATATCACTCAGATGAGCGGCGGGCAAAAGCAGATGTGTTCGATCGCCCGCGCGATGGCTGCAAAGCCCGAGATCATCGTATTTGACGAGCCGACCTCGGCGCTGGACTTTGGAAATCAGTATAAATTCCTACGCACCGTTAAGCAGCTAAAAGAGCAAGGCTACACCATCGTGCTAACGACTCACAATCCCGATTTTGCCGTACTTTTGGGCGGCTACGTGGCGTTAGTTAAGGGCGGAGGCGAGGTGGCTTTCGGCACGGTGGACGAGATCATAGAAAGCGAGCATCTAAGCAAGCTTTACGGGCTAAATTTGAGCGTAGAGTACATCGAGCAAGTAACTAGAAAGTGCTGCCTGACGCATCCGCTGTGA
- the gdhA gene encoding NADP-specific glutamate dehydrogenase produces the protein MSEYIEKTMEWIKRTNPGQGVFVQAATEVLNSLEPLIKKESKYQKHAILERIVIPERTVIFRVTYTDDDGRPQVNNGYRVQFNSAVGPYKGGLRLHPSVDLGVLKFLGFEQIFKNSLTGVNIGGAKGGSTFDPKGKSEGEIMRFCQAFMSELYRHIGNTVDVPAGDIGVGAREIGYMFGQYKKLTGRFDGILTGKGLNWGGSLARTEATGYGLVYFTQNMLQKAGLGLEGKKCSISGSGNVAIYTVEKLYQVGALPITVSDSNGYVYDAEGIDLAVLKELKEVKRARLSEYVKFRPNAKYVSVSEYKEGRNGVWDVPCDGAFPCATQNELHLADIKTLYANGCRFVAEGANMPSTLDAINFMLAQKDFYFAPAKAANAGGVGTSGLEMMQNAGMTAWSFEKVDHRLHGIMNHIFELSYETSKEFGDEGNLVLGSNIAGFRKVADAMIDQGYV, from the coding sequence ATGAGCGAGTACATCGAAAAAACGATGGAGTGGATAAAAAGGACCAATCCGGGTCAAGGCGTCTTTGTCCAGGCTGCGACCGAGGTGCTAAACAGCCTCGAGCCGCTTATAAAAAAAGAGAGCAAGTACCAAAAACACGCGATCCTAGAACGTATCGTGATACCAGAGCGTACAGTGATATTTCGCGTCACATACACGGATGACGACGGCAGACCGCAGGTAAATAACGGCTACCGCGTGCAGTTTAACTCAGCCGTCGGCCCATACAAGGGCGGTCTAAGGCTCCATCCTAGCGTGGATCTTGGCGTGCTAAAATTTCTAGGATTTGAACAAATTTTTAAAAACTCGCTAACTGGCGTAAATATCGGCGGCGCAAAAGGCGGCAGCACCTTTGATCCAAAAGGTAAGAGCGAGGGCGAGATAATGCGCTTTTGTCAAGCGTTTATGAGCGAGCTATACCGCCACATCGGCAACACCGTGGACGTGCCCGCAGGCGACATCGGCGTTGGCGCGCGCGAGATCGGCTATATGTTTGGGCAGTATAAAAAGCTAACCGGCAGATTTGACGGCATACTAACGGGCAAGGGGCTAAACTGGGGCGGCAGCCTAGCGCGCACGGAGGCGACCGGATACGGGTTAGTTTATTTTACGCAAAATATGCTGCAAAAAGCGGGCCTTGGACTAGAGGGTAAAAAGTGCAGCATAAGCGGTAGCGGAAACGTCGCCATATACACGGTAGAAAAGCTCTATCAAGTAGGCGCGCTGCCTATAACGGTTTCTGATTCAAACGGATACGTTTACGACGCAGAGGGCATCGATCTAGCCGTACTTAAAGAGCTAAAAGAAGTAAAACGCGCGCGCCTTAGCGAATACGTCAAATTTAGACCGAACGCAAAATACGTAAGCGTAAGCGAATATAAAGAGGGCAGAAACGGCGTGTGGGACGTGCCGTGCGACGGAGCGTTTCCGTGCGCGACGCAAAACGAACTGCACCTAGCCGACATAAAGACGCTCTACGCTAACGGCTGCCGCTTCGTGGCCGAGGGCGCGAACATGCCAAGCACGCTTGATGCGATAAATTTCATGCTCGCGCAAAAGGATTTCTACTTCGCTCCGGCAAAGGCGGCAAACGCGGGCGGCGTGGGCACGTCAGGCCTTGAGATGATGCAAAACGCCGGCATGACCGCGTGGAGCTTTGAAAAGGTCGATCATAGACTGCACGGCATCATGAATCACATCTTTGAGCTTAGTTACGAGACGAGCAAGGAGTTTGGCGATGAGGGAAATCTGGTACTTGGCTCAAATATCGCGGGCTTTAGAAAAGTAGCCGATGCGATGATAGATCAGGGGTATGTGTAA
- a CDS encoding EI24 domain-containing protein gives MFADILRLSLKDLFTAKFIALSILPLVFSALIIAAIAMLGGRELYEALNAAVSGEAGALAEYPMVAKILSLGITKWLIGAIFYAVGAYLVVMLSIFCALAVAGFLTPTIAREVNRRHYRVDEAQLANVGLARQTALMGKILLKFILIALICVPILAVPALNFLALHPAFFYFYYSLLFIDVAPNALSRHKFELYLLDYGGYKFKAAALCFYLLCLVPIFGLFLQVFFVIYFSHFFFLRETSRLT, from the coding sequence TTGTTCGCTGATATTTTACGCCTTTCGCTAAAGGACCTTTTCACGGCCAAATTTATCGCGCTCTCTATCCTGCCGCTCGTTTTTTCCGCGCTTATTATCGCGGCTATTGCGATGCTGGGCGGCCGCGAGCTATACGAGGCGCTAAACGCCGCCGTATCTGGTGAGGCAGGCGCGCTAGCCGAGTATCCGATGGTAGCTAAAATCCTTAGCCTAGGCATCACAAAGTGGCTCATCGGCGCGATATTTTACGCCGTCGGCGCCTATCTAGTCGTCATGCTCTCAATTTTTTGCGCGCTTGCGGTCGCCGGTTTTTTAACTCCTACGATCGCGCGAGAGGTAAACCGCAGGCACTACCGCGTGGACGAGGCGCAGCTGGCAAACGTCGGCCTAGCCCGCCAAACGGCTCTTATGGGCAAAATTTTACTCAAATTTATCCTGATTGCGCTTATTTGCGTGCCGATTTTAGCCGTGCCCGCGCTAAATTTCCTCGCCCTGCACCCGGCATTTTTTTACTTTTATTATTCGCTACTTTTCATCGACGTCGCGCCAAACGCCCTCTCGCGGCACAAATTCGAGCTTTACTTGCTGGACTACGGCGGATATAAATTTAAAGCCGCCGCGCTATGCTTTTACCTACTATGTTTGGTGCCTATTTTCGGGCTTTTCTTGCAGGTTTTTTTCGTTATTTATTTTTCGCATTTTTTCTTTTTACGCGAGACTTCGCGCTTGACGTAA
- a CDS encoding dUTP diphosphatase produces MNANEKITQMLNLQQSLNDDTNGIGWENGINKNGKLISWKRCIYMECAELIDSFAWKHWKSINAPTNEDNLRVEVVDIWHFLMSLMLEQYKLNNLGDIAKLSSDICASSGFEAFCREPFNVAEENIYEIINDVEMLINKCSGFEYSLFDLLKIYFSMSLKCGVNLSSLYECYVGKNVLNRFRQDHGYKEGAYKKVWNGKEDNAVMNEILARGLKSVDEIYAALEAEYKAVK; encoded by the coding sequence ATGAACGCGAATGAAAAAATCACCCAAATGCTAAATCTCCAGCAGAGCCTAAACGACGATACAAACGGCATCGGCTGGGAAAACGGTATAAACAAAAACGGCAAACTCATCAGCTGGAAACGCTGCATATATATGGAGTGCGCCGAGCTCATAGACAGCTTTGCCTGGAAACACTGGAAGAGCATAAACGCGCCGACTAATGAAGACAATCTGCGCGTTGAGGTCGTGGATATCTGGCACTTTTTGATGAGTTTGATGCTCGAGCAGTACAAGCTAAATAACCTTGGCGATATTGCAAAGCTCTCAAGCGACATCTGCGCTAGCAGCGGCTTTGAGGCGTTTTGCCGCGAGCCGTTTAACGTCGCCGAAGAGAACATCTACGAGATCATAAACGACGTCGAAATGCTCATAAATAAGTGCTCGGGCTTTGAGTATTCGCTCTTTGACCTGCTTAAAATTTACTTCTCGATGAGCCTAAAATGCGGAGTAAATTTAAGCTCGCTTTACGAGTGCTACGTCGGTAAAAACGTCCTAAATCGCTTCCGCCAAGACCACGGCTACAAAGAGGGCGCGTATAAAAAGGTCTGGAACGGCAAGGAGGATAACGCCGTGATGAACGAGATCCTCGCTCGCGGACTAAAAAGCGTGGACGAAATCTACGCCGCGCTAGAGGCCGAGTATAAGGCGGTAAAATAA
- a CDS encoding ATP/GTP-binding protein, giving the protein MKLQNYQSASLNSFDFSFKTSSGDEINLKMYDNKTIDYASAKTAGASASALTLTHEYGYSFSYKGDGLDARDKEELAAALEKIAPSIDKFMKNVKEGEDPIFSRVTNLANSLRKELPEVKDANHKNFIADGTLKLFDRLMEQNKAGDRLLQNSKKLFDELISQLDSFKFYV; this is encoded by the coding sequence ATGAAACTACAAAACTACCAAAGCGCGAGCCTAAACAGCTTTGATTTTAGCTTTAAAACCAGCAGCGGCGACGAGATAAATCTAAAAATGTACGACAACAAAACCATAGACTACGCTAGCGCCAAAACAGCTGGCGCATCGGCATCCGCGCTCACCCTCACGCACGAGTACGGCTATAGTTTCTCCTATAAAGGCGACGGGCTGGACGCTCGCGATAAAGAGGAGCTGGCAGCCGCTCTAGAAAAGATAGCGCCTAGCATAGATAAATTTATGAAAAACGTCAAAGAGGGCGAAGATCCTATATTTTCGCGCGTTACAAATCTCGCAAACTCGCTTCGCAAAGAGCTTCCCGAGGTAAAAGACGCAAATCATAAAAATTTTATCGCGGACGGCACACTAAAGCTTTTTGATAGGCTGATGGAGCAAAATAAAGCGGGCGATAGACTGCTGCAAAACTCCAAAAAGCTCTTTGACGAGCTCATTTCTCAGCTGGATAGCTTTAAATTTTACGTTTAG
- a CDS encoding pyridoxamine 5'-phosphate oxidase family protein codes for MDEKILKFIRKMHLLSLAVLDDGKPYCASCFYAFDEANLSFIVAGGEESAHVKAFLAEPGVAGTVALDTKIVGKIEGVQFRALAAPATAQQSKIYFARFPYSLAMNPSLYSLSLGWVKFTHNALGFGGKIIWQRD; via the coding sequence ATGGATGAGAAAATTTTAAAATTTATCCGCAAAATGCACCTGCTTAGCCTTGCGGTTTTAGATGACGGCAAGCCATACTGCGCAAGCTGCTTTTACGCCTTTGACGAGGCAAATTTGTCTTTTATTGTGGCGGGCGGCGAGGAGAGCGCTCACGTGAAGGCGTTTTTGGCAGAGCCGGGCGTTGCCGGTACGGTTGCGCTTGATACCAAAATAGTCGGCAAGATAGAGGGCGTGCAGTTTCGCGCTCTAGCCGCTCCCGCGACCGCGCAGCAAAGCAAAATTTACTTCGCTCGCTTTCCTTACTCTTTGGCGATGAATCCGAGCCTTTATAGTTTGAGTCTAGGCTGGGTTAAATTTACGCATAATGCGCTGGGGTTTGGGGGGAAAATAATCTGGCAAAGAGATTGA
- a CDS encoding phosphoethanolamine transferase, which produces MKLRISWFKFTLLNAVFIAALNFGLFKFAYSKLSFDADALMAASLPIIYFSLLCALFSLVFLPYLAKLVSIAAIAITCGSSYFMQSYGIIIDSEMIRNVAQTDAGEALSFLNPKLVCYMLFLGVLPCLLVAFTRIEYGGAKRHIKIKFLTFIGFFALAAGLFFSQTKSIIPFFRENSFIRAYNLPFYPIYSAQKYIKLEFFKPEFKQIGTDATMRPSDKRRLMVLIVGETARAKNYSLGGYAKNDTNFYTKNEPNLVYFSDARSCGTATAVSLPCLFSKSTRSEYSSKEFSENALDILKRVGVKVVWLGNNSGKCKGVCGRLDAGDVEYFDAGYDTNMLPSLKKRLENLAQNEIIVLHLQGSHGPAYHARYPSEFRKFTPTCDTSELSSCDSDSIVNTYDNTLLFTDFFIDEVIKAVKDAGGDKSAVWYFSDHGESLGENGIYLHGMPYAIAPETQKRIPMMAYTNDEATLARLRAQKDDAVSHDNVFSSLLGFFGVVTKEYDKKLDIFN; this is translated from the coding sequence ATGAAGCTACGTATTTCTTGGTTTAAATTTACGCTTTTAAACGCCGTTTTTATCGCCGCGCTAAATTTCGGATTATTTAAATTCGCCTATTCAAAGCTTAGTTTTGACGCGGACGCGCTGATGGCCGCGAGTCTGCCGATCATCTATTTTTCGCTACTTTGCGCGCTATTTTCGCTCGTTTTTTTACCGTATTTAGCTAAGCTCGTTAGTATCGCTGCGATTGCGATCACGTGCGGCAGCAGCTACTTCATGCAAAGCTATGGTATCATAATCGATAGCGAAATGATAAGAAACGTCGCGCAAACGGACGCGGGCGAAGCGTTAAGCTTTTTAAATCCAAAACTCGTTTGCTATATGCTATTTCTGGGCGTTTTGCCCTGCCTTTTGGTCGCGTTTACCAGGATCGAGTACGGCGGAGCCAAACGGCATATAAAGATCAAATTTTTAACGTTTATAGGTTTTTTTGCGCTAGCGGCGGGGCTATTTTTTTCGCAGACTAAGTCCATTATCCCGTTTTTTCGAGAAAACAGCTTCATCAGAGCCTACAACCTGCCGTTTTATCCGATATATTCGGCTCAAAAATATATAAAACTCGAGTTTTTCAAGCCCGAATTTAAACAAATCGGCACGGACGCTACGATGAGGCCAAGCGACAAGCGGCGACTGATGGTGCTAATCGTCGGCGAAACGGCGCGCGCGAAAAACTACTCGCTCGGCGGCTACGCCAAAAACGATACGAATTTTTACACGAAAAACGAGCCAAATTTGGTCTATTTCAGCGACGCTCGCTCGTGCGGAACGGCGACGGCGGTCTCGCTGCCGTGCTTGTTTTCAAAATCGACAAGGAGCGAATACAGCAGTAAAGAGTTTAGCGAAAACGCGCTTGATATCTTAAAACGCGTCGGCGTCAAGGTCGTGTGGCTAGGCAACAACTCGGGCAAATGTAAGGGCGTTTGCGGCCGCTTGGACGCCGGCGACGTCGAGTATTTTGACGCCGGATATGATACGAATATGCTGCCCTCCCTCAAAAAACGCCTCGAAAATCTCGCGCAAAACGAGATCATCGTCCTACACCTGCAAGGCTCGCACGGCCCTGCATATCACGCCCGCTATCCGAGCGAATTTCGCAAATTTACTCCGACTTGCGACACGAGCGAGCTTAGCTCCTGCGATAGCGATAGCATCGTAAATACCTACGACAACACGCTGCTTTTTACGGATTTTTTTATTGACGAGGTGATAAAGGCGGTCAAGGATGCGGGCGGCGATAAAAGCGCAGTTTGGTACTTCTCCGATCACGGCGAAAGCCTAGGCGAAAACGGCATCTACCTGCACGGCATGCCCTACGCCATCGCGCCCGAAACGCAAAAGCGCATCCCGATGATGGCGTACACGAACGATGAAGCGACGCTAGCTCGCCTGCGCGCGCAAAAAGACGACGCCGTCTCGCACGATAATGTTTTTAGTTCGTTGCTTGGGTTTTTTGGAGTAGTAACAAAAGAATACGATAAAAAACTAGATATCTTTAATTAA
- a CDS encoding diacylglycerol kinase yields MKPKYNFFKNSKFAFEGLAAMLKNEAAFRFELCIIVPLALVSLFLPVSVAQHALLIAVFGLVLVCECLNTAIEAVVDLVSPSFHPMAKIAKDCASAAVCLSIGTAVITWAWTIFTLAFGE; encoded by the coding sequence ATGAAACCAAAATACAACTTTTTCAAAAACTCCAAATTTGCATTCGAGGGGCTTGCCGCGATGCTAAAAAACGAGGCGGCGTTTCGCTTTGAGCTTTGCATAATCGTTCCGCTCGCGCTAGTTTCGCTGTTTTTACCTGTTTCCGTCGCACAGCACGCCCTACTGATCGCCGTTTTCGGACTCGTTTTAGTCTGCGAGTGCCTAAATACCGCAATCGAAGCGGTAGTGGACCTTGTCTCGCCGAGCTTTCATCCGATGGCTAAAATCGCCAAAGACTGCGCCTCAGCCGCCGTTTGTCTTTCTATCGGTACGGCTGTGATAACTTGGGCATGGACGATTTTTACGCTTGCCTTTGGCGAGTAA